Proteins from one Hydrogenophaga sp. SL48 genomic window:
- a CDS encoding 5-carboxymethyl-2-hydroxymuconate Delta-isomerase, protein MPHLVILYTPNLDKPAAEGGVDMTGLCRALCDAMLAVRDEQDKQVFPHGGTRVLAYPAAHSAVSDGGAAGIAAGLGGDYAFVYMNVRMAQGRSAVVHQRVGDALSACVKERFAEQLAKRPIGITVQVDEGHEVFDAKNSSLHPLFAPKKA, encoded by the coding sequence ATGCCCCACCTCGTCATCCTCTACACCCCCAACCTCGACAAGCCGGCGGCCGAGGGCGGCGTCGACATGACCGGCCTGTGCCGCGCTCTGTGCGACGCCATGCTCGCGGTGCGCGACGAGCAGGACAAACAGGTCTTTCCCCACGGCGGCACGCGCGTGCTGGCCTACCCCGCCGCACACAGCGCCGTGTCCGACGGCGGTGCCGCCGGCATCGCGGCGGGCCTGGGCGGCGACTACGCCTTCGTCTACATGAACGTTCGCATGGCCCAAGGTCGCAGCGCCGTCGTGCACCAGCGTGTGGGCGACGCGCTCAGCGCCTGCGTGAAAGAACGCTTCGCCGAGCAACTGGCGAAACGCCCCATCGGCATCACCGTGCAGGTGGACGAAGGCCACGAGGTTTTCGACGCCAAGAACAGTTCGCTGCACCCGCTCTTTGCGCCCAAGAAAGCCTGA
- a CDS encoding class II aldolase/adducin family protein has translation MSEAFLRPARFSEAEWAARVQLAACYRIFAHLGWAELIYNHISLRVPGPDDHFLINPFGLHYTEVTASNLVKVDIDGHTIGHSDWPINPAGFTFHGAIHATLPDAHCVMHVHTTPTMAVCCLKDGLSFTNFYAAQLHGQVAYHEFEGITVHRDEGARILASSGGKPVLLLRNHGPVVMGSTLAQAFNRLWVLQRACEVQMASQPLGELQPISEAALQACVRDSLNFNPKFGAGEDSFAAMQRLIDRIDPGYRA, from the coding sequence ATGTCCGAAGCCTTCCTGCGTCCCGCCCGTTTCAGCGAAGCCGAGTGGGCCGCGCGCGTGCAGCTCGCCGCGTGTTACCGCATCTTTGCCCACCTGGGCTGGGCCGAGCTGATCTACAACCACATCTCGCTGCGCGTCCCCGGGCCGGACGACCACTTCCTCATCAACCCCTTCGGCCTGCACTACACCGAGGTCACGGCATCCAACCTGGTGAAGGTGGACATCGACGGCCACACCATCGGCCACAGCGACTGGCCCATCAACCCGGCCGGCTTCACCTTCCACGGCGCCATCCACGCCACGCTGCCCGACGCGCACTGCGTGATGCACGTGCACACCACGCCGACCATGGCGGTGTGCTGCCTGAAGGACGGCCTGTCGTTCACCAACTTCTACGCGGCCCAGCTCCACGGGCAGGTGGCGTACCACGAGTTCGAGGGCATCACCGTGCACCGCGACGAGGGCGCACGCATCCTCGCGTCGTCGGGCGGCAAGCCCGTGCTGCTGCTGCGCAACCACGGCCCCGTGGTCATGGGCAGCACGCTGGCGCAAGCCTTCAACCGCCTGTGGGTGCTTCAGCGTGCGTGCGAAGTGCAGATGGCCTCGCAGCCGCTGGGCGAACTGCAGCCCATCAGCGAAGCCGCGCTGCAGGCCTGCGTGCGCGACTCGCTGAACTTCAACCCCAAATTCGGCGCCGGTGAAGATTCGTTCGCCGCCATGCAACGCCTGATCGACCGCATCGACCCGGGGTATCGCGCATGA
- a CDS encoding YciI family protein has protein sequence MNLHSTTVFIVFLRFGPNRAQAGQWMAGHQQWIQDGIADGSFLLAGSLNQAKGGLVIAVGTDAAALHARVAQDPFVVHGVVTADIHAVAPSFMAQGLSALLAGCGSAA, from the coding sequence ATGAACCTTCACAGCACAACCGTGTTCATCGTCTTCCTGCGATTCGGCCCGAACCGCGCGCAGGCGGGCCAGTGGATGGCCGGGCACCAGCAGTGGATTCAGGACGGCATCGCCGATGGCAGCTTCCTGCTGGCCGGCTCGCTCAATCAGGCAAAGGGCGGCCTGGTGATCGCCGTGGGCACCGATGCCGCCGCCCTCCATGCCCGCGTCGCGCAAGACCCTTTCGTGGTGCACGGCGTCGTGACGGCCGACATCCATGCCGTCGCCCCGTCGTTCATGGCGCAAGGCTTGTCTGCACTGCTCGCCGGCTGCGGGAGTGCTGCATGA
- a CDS encoding 2-dehydropantoate 2-reductase yields MNASSFQKIAIVGVGAIGGLFAGWLGSRLPAGQIQLSAVARGETLRTLRERGLVWVDADGAEHRVAVNASDDPASLGVQDLVIVSVKGPAMPQVAPAVRALMGPNTVVLVAMNGVPWWFFDGLPGEAAGLQLNAVDPGGVTARHIPTSQVIGCVVHASAAAPRPARIERIKNNQLIIGEPAGGLTPRVRAVADLLSAAGFGVTVSERIQRDIWFKLWGNMTMNPVSAITGAPCDRILDDELVRGFCSAVMLEAQAIGARIGIPIDQQPEDRHGLTRKLGSFKTSMLQDVEAGRPIELDALVGAVREIGQHLGEATPNMDALMGLTRLMGQMKQLYPEPTKTP; encoded by the coding sequence ATGAACGCCTCGTCCTTTCAGAAGATTGCCATCGTCGGCGTCGGCGCCATCGGTGGCCTGTTTGCCGGCTGGCTCGGCTCGCGCCTGCCGGCCGGACAGATCCAGCTCTCGGCGGTGGCGCGCGGCGAGACCCTGCGCACGTTGCGCGAGCGCGGTCTGGTGTGGGTCGATGCTGACGGCGCGGAGCACCGTGTCGCAGTCAACGCCAGCGACGACCCCGCGAGCCTCGGCGTGCAGGACCTGGTGATCGTCTCGGTCAAGGGCCCGGCCATGCCACAGGTCGCGCCCGCCGTGCGCGCGCTCATGGGGCCAAACACCGTGGTGCTGGTGGCCATGAACGGCGTGCCCTGGTGGTTCTTCGACGGCCTGCCCGGTGAAGCTGCCGGCCTGCAGCTCAACGCCGTCGACCCCGGCGGCGTCACCGCGCGGCACATCCCCACATCGCAGGTCATCGGCTGCGTGGTGCACGCCAGCGCCGCAGCGCCGCGGCCCGCGCGCATCGAACGCATCAAGAACAACCAGCTCATCATCGGCGAGCCGGCCGGCGGCCTCACACCACGAGTGCGGGCAGTGGCCGACCTGCTGAGCGCAGCGGGCTTCGGCGTCACCGTGTCCGAGCGCATCCAGCGCGACATCTGGTTCAAGCTCTGGGGCAACATGACCATGAACCCGGTCTCGGCCATCACCGGCGCGCCCTGCGACCGCATCCTCGACGACGAGCTGGTGCGTGGCTTCTGCAGCGCGGTCATGCTGGAGGCCCAGGCCATCGGCGCGCGCATCGGCATCCCCATCGACCAGCAACCCGAAGACCGCCACGGCCTCACGCGCAAGCTCGGCTCGTTCAAGACCTCGATGCTGCAGGACGTGGAAGCCGGCCGCCCCATCGAGCTCGACGCGCTGGTGGGCGCCGTGCGCGAGATCGGCCAGCACCTCGGCGAAGCCACGCCGAACATGGATGCGCTCATGGGCCTCACCCGGCTCATGGGGCAAATGAAGCAGCTCTACCCCGAACCGACGAAGACACCATGA
- a CDS encoding TetR/AcrR family transcriptional regulator, translated as MSAAEATPTTRERIVDAADTLFYQRGFEKTSFADIADAVGLSRGNFYYHFRTKDDILAAVVAQRSSRTQSMLASWTRDAATPSDRLRCFAEMLVRNRHDIQRYGCPVGTLCAELSKLDHPAQSDAGMIFGQFRDWLRTQFEALGHAPRADELALHLLARSQGVAMLASTFHDEAFIQREVALMAEWLDTFVPHPVAAKRPRRKTAP; from the coding sequence ATGAGCGCCGCTGAAGCCACACCCACCACCCGAGAGCGCATCGTCGACGCGGCCGACACCCTGTTCTACCAACGGGGGTTCGAGAAGACGTCCTTCGCCGACATCGCGGATGCCGTCGGCCTCTCGCGCGGCAACTTCTACTACCACTTCCGAACCAAGGACGACATCCTGGCGGCGGTCGTCGCGCAGCGTTCGTCGAGGACCCAGTCCATGCTGGCGTCGTGGACGCGGGACGCCGCAACGCCGTCGGACCGGCTGCGCTGCTTCGCGGAAATGCTGGTCCGCAACCGGCACGACATCCAGCGCTACGGCTGCCCGGTGGGAACGCTGTGCGCCGAACTGTCCAAACTCGACCACCCCGCACAGAGCGACGCCGGCATGATCTTCGGCCAGTTCCGCGACTGGCTGCGCACCCAATTCGAGGCCCTGGGCCATGCGCCGCGCGCCGACGAACTGGCGCTGCACCTGCTCGCGCGCAGCCAGGGCGTTGCGATGCTGGCCAGCACCTTCCACGACGAAGCCTTCATCCAGCGCGAAGTGGCGTTGATGGCCGAGTGGCTGGACACCTTCGTTCCCCATCCGGTGGCCGCGAAACGGCCCAGACGAAAGACCGCCCCATGA
- a CDS encoding NACHT domain-containing protein, which yields MQGKLSELIRDYSTPYSKRLTRSPSDAREYAALVDFHIKVALTLLAAYGTRTAAPLKLGDTPGVGEMLSGIKLARKWGASQDPVIVGWREFAEGFLGEFSRNIHAGKNFKTIRDELSHGTPIPAEDVSAASICNALREFSEETASRLEAQLRKFTYMTSATSIKSVCGTDEQELCPVWDANIAQGVIGIYSSFDSDGVYYLCPAIGAYRNQRPENTHAFREGFLGKDPTARHFGQFVYEITRDIAGFSEDHSPPPYDFGEGQHAGVVFVTWTQPSSQGNVHRTDMFRRGPDNRYEWLDPAANTWVGYSGFLRGIANWGVLARRVRIELEEQERRKQIAETGITQSIAGNKVPAVLVEESDSQSSAPEDIDLQLRVDAACLPSKSFTTVFFVVGDAGMGKTELLLTLARERALAVEVDPTSDAPLYLFVSSTGRALSNLDDAINTSLSITRILDSQSAKALCRNGMLVLIVDGFDELLGSSGYDNPLGSLEGWFRDLRGRGVMIASARSAYYMTRYRRALNETTNLNVEHTVANIQPWTRPTTEAFLKSYGVQDQALAALGDQDWHLLTIPFFAKAFATWCMSRTSVNADSRGIFQVVVEQYLEREAKKILDHTNVPILTMPELQVLFSEFAEMMHLEGERELEHSDLELCASICLGLNDLDKERPGLKRRLTSLCGLSAGELITGNSNFGFSHEVISDCFLSLALQRRCKAGVDKTYVGNFFAASAIHPAVIEWFVANNPDSARKALDILVRIEGASPIWKKNVGSLWTALLDHYAGMPPNFSASGLVFQTIKLTKGQGDYLEIRNARIDQLFLSRGAAAVDVKDTPISYLQVDDTSTLELLRNVAPELIHEFKSPDTYCDTTPEIRAALEEAGVIEREAGAAAQQWLDTANYFIEALMSRPDAPIVVFSDNFESDGNRLGWTRRLGLTKWTEFVSRLTHCNLASWEIINAKGRPKSRLVFQVTPADIARRNSSISGVADFWGDC from the coding sequence ATGCAAGGGAAACTCTCAGAGCTCATCCGCGACTATTCAACGCCATACAGTAAGCGCCTGACCCGATCGCCTTCAGACGCCCGGGAATACGCCGCGCTCGTGGACTTTCACATAAAAGTCGCGCTGACCCTGCTGGCCGCTTACGGAACTCGCACTGCCGCACCGCTCAAGCTAGGTGACACCCCTGGCGTCGGCGAAATGCTTAGCGGAATCAAGCTCGCCAGGAAATGGGGCGCCAGCCAAGATCCGGTCATCGTTGGATGGCGCGAGTTTGCCGAGGGCTTTCTCGGCGAGTTTTCGAGAAACATCCACGCTGGCAAGAACTTCAAGACCATTCGCGATGAACTTTCGCATGGAACCCCGATCCCCGCCGAGGATGTATCGGCCGCTTCGATCTGTAACGCCTTGCGAGAGTTCTCTGAAGAAACCGCGAGTCGCCTGGAAGCCCAGTTGCGCAAGTTCACCTACATGACGAGCGCGACGTCCATCAAATCCGTGTGCGGGACGGACGAGCAGGAACTCTGCCCCGTCTGGGACGCCAACATTGCGCAAGGCGTGATCGGCATCTATTCGAGCTTCGACTCGGATGGCGTGTACTACCTGTGCCCGGCGATTGGTGCCTACCGCAACCAGCGTCCGGAAAACACCCATGCGTTCCGAGAGGGCTTCTTGGGCAAGGACCCAACAGCCAGGCACTTTGGCCAGTTTGTCTATGAGATCACGCGGGATATCGCGGGATTCTCAGAGGACCATTCGCCGCCACCATACGACTTCGGGGAAGGCCAGCACGCGGGAGTTGTCTTCGTCACTTGGACGCAGCCCAGCAGCCAAGGCAACGTGCACAGGACAGATATGTTCCGTCGTGGGCCAGACAACCGCTACGAGTGGCTCGACCCCGCAGCCAACACTTGGGTTGGGTACTCCGGCTTCCTGCGCGGGATCGCTAACTGGGGTGTTCTCGCGAGGAGGGTGCGCATTGAGCTTGAGGAGCAAGAAAGGCGGAAGCAAATCGCAGAGACCGGCATTACACAATCCATTGCTGGAAATAAGGTCCCTGCGGTACTGGTCGAGGAGTCGGACTCGCAAAGTTCAGCTCCGGAGGATATCGACCTCCAGCTGCGCGTTGACGCGGCCTGCCTGCCATCCAAGAGCTTTACTACGGTGTTCTTCGTTGTTGGCGACGCAGGTATGGGAAAAACCGAGCTTCTTCTGACGCTCGCCCGGGAACGAGCCCTCGCTGTCGAGGTCGATCCGACTAGCGACGCGCCGCTGTACTTGTTCGTAAGCTCCACAGGACGGGCGCTCTCCAACCTAGACGACGCTATCAACACTTCGCTGAGCATCACCCGCATCCTCGACAGCCAGAGTGCTAAGGCGCTCTGCAGGAACGGCATGCTCGTGCTTATCGTCGACGGCTTCGACGAGCTCCTCGGCAGCAGCGGTTACGACAATCCACTTGGCTCTCTTGAAGGGTGGTTCCGCGATTTACGCGGCCGCGGCGTGATGATTGCCTCAGCGCGCTCTGCCTACTACATGACCCGTTATCGGCGAGCCCTCAACGAGACGACCAACCTGAATGTGGAACACACGGTAGCCAACATCCAGCCTTGGACTCGCCCGACGACCGAGGCCTTCCTGAAGAGCTACGGTGTTCAAGACCAAGCACTCGCCGCTCTGGGCGATCAAGATTGGCATCTGCTAACAATCCCGTTTTTCGCCAAAGCGTTCGCGACTTGGTGCATGAGTCGGACGAGCGTCAATGCAGATTCCCGTGGAATCTTCCAGGTCGTTGTCGAGCAGTACCTCGAACGCGAGGCGAAGAAGATTCTGGACCATACCAACGTTCCAATCCTCACCATGCCGGAGCTCCAGGTGCTGTTCAGCGAGTTCGCTGAGATGATGCATCTGGAAGGTGAGCGTGAGCTGGAGCACTCTGACCTCGAACTCTGCGCCAGTATCTGCCTAGGCCTCAATGATTTGGACAAAGAGCGCCCGGGACTGAAGCGTAGGCTGACCTCTCTGTGCGGCCTGTCGGCCGGCGAACTCATCACGGGCAACAGCAATTTCGGGTTCTCTCACGAAGTGATTTCCGATTGCTTTCTTTCCCTGGCACTACAGCGACGGTGCAAGGCTGGAGTCGACAAGACCTACGTCGGCAACTTCTTCGCCGCGAGCGCGATTCATCCGGCTGTCATCGAATGGTTCGTCGCGAACAACCCCGACTCGGCGCGCAAGGCGCTGGATATCCTCGTGAGGATTGAAGGTGCTTCGCCAATCTGGAAAAAGAACGTTGGAAGTCTTTGGACGGCGCTCCTCGATCACTATGCAGGCATGCCACCAAACTTTTCGGCGTCCGGGCTGGTGTTCCAGACAATTAAGCTAACCAAAGGGCAAGGCGATTACTTGGAAATTCGCAACGCCCGCATCGACCAGCTCTTCCTTTCAAGGGGCGCAGCGGCTGTGGACGTCAAGGACACGCCCATCAGCTACCTTCAAGTTGACGACACCTCGACGTTAGAGCTGCTTCGCAATGTAGCCCCGGAGCTGATTCACGAATTCAAATCGCCGGATACCTACTGCGATACAACCCCTGAAATCCGAGCTGCCCTAGAAGAGGCGGGCGTTATCGAGCGCGAGGCTGGCGCTGCCGCCCAGCAGTGGCTGGACACGGCGAATTACTTCATCGAGGCACTAATGAGCCGGCCGGACGCGCCCATCGTCGTCTTCTCGGACAACTTTGAGTCGGATGGAAACAGGTTGGGTTGGACGCGTCGGCTCGGATTGACGAAGTGGACCGAATTCGTGAGCCGGCTCACGCACTGCAACTTGGCGTCGTGGGAGATCATCAATGCCAAGGGACGGCCCAAGAGCCGACTAGTCTTTCAGGTTACCCCTGCTGACATTGCACGTCGTAATAGCAGCATTTCAGGGGTTGCAGATTTCTGGGGCGACTGCTGA
- a CDS encoding DNA-3-methyladenine glycosylase I, which yields MSAAQTVNGSDGQPRCRWCAAAPEFEAYHDHEWGFPVGDDIRLFEKLCLESFQSGLSWRTILAKRENFRKAFDGFDFHRMATYDERQVGRLLQDEGIVRHRGKIEAVIHNAGRAVSLQAECGSLAAYFWRHEVDRAQAAPPQTVSTSPEALALAKDLKQRGWKFVGPTTVYAFMQAMGLLNDHVPGCIVAKRVDQARAVFKVPVP from the coding sequence GTGAGCGCCGCCCAGACCGTGAACGGCAGCGACGGCCAGCCGCGCTGCCGCTGGTGCGCGGCCGCGCCGGAGTTCGAGGCCTACCACGACCACGAATGGGGCTTTCCGGTGGGCGACGACATCCGCCTGTTCGAGAAGCTTTGCCTGGAGAGCTTCCAGTCGGGCCTGAGCTGGCGAACCATCCTCGCCAAGCGCGAGAACTTCCGAAAGGCATTCGACGGGTTCGACTTTCACCGCATGGCGACCTACGACGAGCGCCAGGTCGGCCGCCTGCTGCAGGACGAAGGCATCGTCCGTCACCGGGGCAAGATCGAAGCCGTCATCCACAACGCCGGTCGCGCCGTCAGCCTTCAGGCCGAGTGCGGGTCGCTGGCGGCCTACTTCTGGCGCCACGAAGTGGACCGTGCCCAAGCCGCGCCACCTCAAACCGTGTCGACCTCACCCGAGGCGCTGGCCCTGGCGAAAGACCTGAAGCAACGCGGCTGGAAGTTTGTCGGGCCCACCACCGTCTACGCCTTCATGCAGGCCATGGGCTTGTTGAACGACCACGTGCCTGGCTGCATCGTGGCTAAGCGGGTGGATCAGGCGCGGGCTGTGTTCAAGGTGCCGGTGCCCTGA
- a CDS encoding 2-keto-4-pentenoate hydratase, with product MTQTPAQFAEAIWAARQAGRTLDAEATIGSPDLATAYAIQRALLALRLATGERMVGWKLGYTSEVMRRQMGIDRPNIGPLTDWMLLSSGDAVHERLVQPRVEPEIGLRLHTALDARQAPVDRHTVAAAVESAYACLEVVHSTWTGYRFNLEQNTADNSSAGQVVVGPRLPVTDLMALDTVAVRLHDGSHKTLGQGVGADADGHPLDAVARLARELAAFGQRLEAGDLVITGGLTAACALEAGGRLVGVFSSDDAWSVEVAVRRG from the coding sequence ATGACCCAGACGCCCGCGCAATTCGCCGAAGCCATCTGGGCCGCCCGCCAGGCCGGGCGCACCCTGGACGCCGAGGCCACCATCGGCTCGCCCGACCTCGCCACCGCCTACGCCATCCAGCGCGCGCTGCTCGCTCTGCGCCTCGCCACCGGTGAGCGGATGGTCGGGTGGAAGCTGGGCTACACCTCGGAGGTCATGCGCCGCCAGATGGGCATCGACCGGCCCAACATCGGGCCGCTGACCGACTGGATGCTGCTGAGTTCGGGCGATGCGGTGCACGAGCGCCTGGTGCAGCCGCGGGTCGAACCCGAGATCGGGCTGCGCCTCCACACCGCCCTCGACGCGCGGCAGGCGCCCGTCGACCGCCACACCGTGGCCGCCGCCGTGGAAAGCGCCTACGCCTGCCTCGAAGTCGTGCACTCCACCTGGACCGGCTACCGCTTCAACCTCGAACAGAACACCGCCGACAACTCGTCCGCCGGCCAGGTCGTCGTCGGGCCGCGCCTGCCGGTGACCGACCTGATGGCGCTCGACACCGTGGCCGTGCGCCTGCACGACGGCAGCCACAAAACGCTGGGCCAGGGCGTGGGCGCCGACGCCGACGGCCACCCGCTGGACGCTGTGGCGCGGCTGGCGCGGGAGCTGGCCGCTTTCGGTCAGCGGCTGGAGGCGGGTGATCTGGTGATCACGGGAGGGCTGACGGCGGCTTGTGCACTGGAGGCGGGTGGGCGGCTGGTGGGGGTGTTTTCTTCCGACGATGCTTGGTCGGTTGAGGTGGCTGTTCGTCGCGGCTGA
- a CDS encoding VOC family protein, with the protein MLDHMTFRVTNIAQAKAFYSAALAPLGYSVCFEGNYGSNMLGLAYPDAAEPDGKKADVWFIDGPSPYGGPAATSGCHLAWRAESRAQVDAFYKAAIAAGGKDNGAPGLRPDYHPNYYGAFVIDPEGNNVEAVCHRPE; encoded by the coding sequence ATGCTCGACCACATGACGTTTCGCGTGACCAACATCGCCCAGGCCAAGGCCTTCTACAGCGCCGCCCTGGCGCCGCTGGGTTACAGCGTCTGCTTTGAAGGGAACTACGGCTCCAACATGCTCGGCCTGGCCTACCCCGACGCCGCCGAGCCCGACGGCAAGAAGGCCGACGTCTGGTTCATCGACGGGCCTTCGCCCTATGGCGGGCCAGCGGCCACATCGGGCTGCCATCTGGCGTGGCGCGCTGAAAGCCGTGCGCAGGTGGATGCCTTCTACAAGGCGGCCATCGCCGCAGGCGGCAAGGACAACGGCGCGCCCGGCCTGCGCCCGGACTACCACCCCAATTACTACGGTGCCTTCGTGATCGACCCTGAGGGCAACAACGTCGAGGCGGTCTGCCACCGGCCCGAATGA
- the hpaD gene encoding 3,4-dihydroxyphenylacetate 2,3-dioxygenase, protein MGKVALVGKITHVPSMYLSELDGPRKGSRQDAIDGHKEIARRCKELGVDTIVVFDTHWLVNASYHLNCAPHFEGTYTSNELPHFISNMPFAIPGNPELGQLLAKVANEHGVETLAHHATTLGPEYGTLVPMRYMNADQHFKAVSVSALCTVHYLNDSARLGWAMRKAVEDHYDGTVAFLASGSLSHRFAQNGLAPEFAFKVWSPFLETLDHRVVQMWENGEWADFCGMLPEYAAKGHGEGFMHDTAMMMGVLGWSEYEGKAEVITPYFGASGTGQINAVFPVTPVTGKAIPKAQASAADGFRLVSSRL, encoded by the coding sequence ATGGGCAAAGTAGCACTCGTAGGAAAGATCACCCACGTCCCCTCGATGTACCTCAGCGAACTCGACGGCCCCCGCAAAGGCTCCCGCCAGGACGCCATCGACGGCCACAAAGAAATCGCGCGCCGCTGCAAAGAGCTGGGCGTCGACACCATCGTTGTCTTCGACACCCACTGGCTCGTCAACGCCAGCTACCACCTCAACTGCGCGCCGCACTTCGAAGGCACCTACACCAGCAACGAGCTGCCGCACTTCATCAGCAACATGCCGTTTGCCATCCCCGGCAACCCCGAGCTGGGGCAACTGCTGGCCAAGGTGGCCAACGAGCACGGCGTCGAAACCCTGGCCCACCACGCCACCACGCTCGGCCCCGAATACGGCACCCTCGTGCCCATGCGCTACATGAACGCCGACCAGCACTTCAAGGCCGTCTCGGTCTCCGCGCTGTGCACGGTCCACTACCTCAACGACAGCGCGCGCCTGGGCTGGGCCATGCGCAAGGCGGTCGAAGACCACTACGACGGCACCGTCGCCTTCCTCGCCAGCGGGTCCCTGAGCCACCGCTTCGCGCAGAACGGCCTCGCGCCCGAATTCGCCTTCAAGGTCTGGAGCCCCTTCCTCGAAACCCTGGACCACCGCGTGGTGCAGATGTGGGAAAACGGCGAGTGGGCCGACTTCTGCGGCATGCTGCCCGAGTACGCGGCCAAGGGCCACGGCGAAGGCTTCATGCACGACACCGCCATGATGATGGGCGTGCTGGGCTGGAGCGAATACGAAGGCAAGGCCGAGGTCATCACGCCGTATTTCGGCGCCAGCGGCACCGGCCAGATCAACGCCGTCTTCCCCGTCACCCCCGTCACCGGCAAGGCCATTCCCAAAGCGCAGGCCTCGGCCGCCGATGGCTTCCGCCTCGTGAGTTCACGTCTCTGA
- the hpaI gene encoding 4-hydroxy-2-oxoheptanedioate aldolase encodes MKIPQNTFRDALKAGQPQIGCWVGFASPDVAEALAGCGFHWLLIDGEHAPNDPRTALDQLRAVAPYGKTHAVVRAVEANVALVKQYLDIGAQTLLIPMIDTAEQAALMVQAMRYPPEGIRGMGAALARASRWNQVDDYLNQANHQMCLLVQAETVEAVKNLKAIAETEGVDGVFFGPADLSASMGHRGQPGHPEVQKVILDGIATVRAAGKAAGILATDPALAQQYLDAGALFVAVGVDTTLLVKAATGLVQRFGAGAAATPPSASGGY; translated from the coding sequence ATGAAGATCCCTCAGAACACCTTTCGCGACGCCCTCAAGGCCGGCCAACCCCAGATCGGCTGCTGGGTCGGCTTCGCCTCGCCCGACGTGGCTGAGGCCCTGGCCGGCTGCGGCTTTCACTGGCTGCTGATCGACGGCGAACACGCGCCCAACGACCCGCGCACCGCCCTCGACCAGCTGCGCGCAGTTGCCCCGTATGGCAAGACCCACGCCGTCGTGCGCGCGGTCGAGGCCAACGTGGCCCTGGTCAAGCAGTACCTCGACATCGGCGCGCAGACCCTGCTGATCCCGATGATCGACACCGCCGAGCAGGCCGCGCTCATGGTCCAGGCCATGCGCTACCCGCCCGAAGGCATCCGCGGCATGGGCGCGGCGCTGGCGCGCGCCTCGCGCTGGAACCAGGTCGACGACTACCTGAACCAGGCCAATCACCAGATGTGCCTGCTGGTGCAGGCCGAGACGGTGGAGGCGGTGAAGAACCTCAAAGCCATCGCCGAGACCGAGGGCGTGGACGGCGTGTTCTTCGGCCCGGCCGACCTCTCGGCCAGCATGGGCCACCGCGGCCAGCCCGGCCACCCCGAGGTGCAGAAGGTCATCCTCGACGGCATCGCCACCGTGCGCGCTGCCGGCAAGGCCGCCGGCATCCTCGCCACCGACCCGGCGCTGGCGCAGCAGTACCTCGACGCGGGCGCACTGTTCGTGGCGGTGGGGGTGGACACGACGCTGCTGGTGAAAGCTGCGACAGGGCTGGTGCAGCGCTTTGGCGCCGGGGCAGCGGCCACCCCGCCGTCCGCATCCGGAGGCTACTGA